A stretch of Dama dama isolate Ldn47 chromosome 22, ASM3311817v1, whole genome shotgun sequence DNA encodes these proteins:
- the SBF1 gene encoding myotubularin-related protein 5 isoform X5: protein MARLADYFVLVAFGPHPRGSGEGQGQILQRFPEKDWEDNPFPQGIELFCQPSGWQLCPERNPPTFFVAVLTDINSERHYCACLTFWEPVEPTQEGPCARDAAAREEEADEGGSGALSPSAPGPPDQLFAPKTLVLVSRLDHVEVFRNSLGLIYTIHVEGLNVGLENVVGNLLTCLIPLAGGSQRTISLGAGDRQVIQTPLTDSLPISRCSVALLFRQLGITNVLSLFCAALTEHKVLFLSRSYQRLSDACRGLLALLFPLRYSFTYVPILPAQLLEVLSTPTPFIIGVNAAFQAEAQELLDVIVADLDGGTVTVPECVHIPPLPEPLQSQTHSILSMVLDPELELADLAFPPPTMSISSLKMQDKELRAVFLRLFAQLLQGYRWCLHMVRIHPEPVIRFHKAAFLGQRGLVEDDFLMKVLEGMAFAGFVSERGVPYRPTDLFDELVAHEVARMRADENHPQRVLRHVKELAEQLYKNENPYPAVAMHKVQRPGEASHLRRAPRPFPRLDEGMVQWIVDQAAAKMQGAPPAVKAEKRTTVPSGPPMTAIVERSGGLHGNSARRLEVVRNCISYVFEGKMLEAKKLLPAVLRALKGRAARRCLAQELHLHVQQNRAVLDHQQFDFVVRMMNCCLQDCTSLDEHGIAAALLPLVTAFCRKLSPGVTQFAYSCVQEHVVWSTPQFWEAMFYGDVQTHIRALYLEPAEDQDPFSVGEAPLQGDERSALDVASEQRRLWPTLSREKQQELVQKEESTVFSQAIHYANRMSYLLLPLDSSKSRLLRERAGLGELESASNSLVTNSMAGSVAESYDTESGFEDAEAGDVAGAVVRFINRFVDKVCTESGVTSDHLKGLHVMVPDIVQMHIETLEAVHRESKRLPPIQKPKLLRPRLLPGEECVLDGLRVYLLPDGREEGAGGPGGGPALLPAEGAVFLTTYRVIFTGMPTDPLVGEQVVVRSFPVAALTKEKRISVQTPVDQLLQDGLQLRSCTFQLLKMAFDEEVGSDSAELFRKQLHKLRYPPDIRGTFALTLGSAHTPGRPPRATKDKGPSFRTLSRNLVKNAKKTIGRQYVTRKKYNPPSWEHRGQPSPEDQEDEISVSEELEPSTLTPSSALKPSDRMTMSSLVERACCRDYQRLGLGTLSSSLSRAKSEPFRISPVNRMYAICRSYPGLLIVPQSIQDNALQRVSRCYRQNRFPVVCWRSGRSKAVLLRSGGLHGKGVVGLFKAQNAPSPGQSQADSSSLEQEKYLQAVVSSMPRYADASGRNTLSGFSSAHMGSHGKWGSVRASGRSGGLSTDVGSRLAGVGPPQANGAPPDPGFLRPQRAALYIIGDKAQLKGVRPDPLQQWELVPIEVFEARQVKASFKKLLKACVPGCPATEPGPASFLRSLEDSEWLIQIHKLLQVSVLVVELLDSGSSVLVSLEDGWDITTQVVSLVQLLSDPFYRTLEGFRLLVEKEWLSFGHRFSHRGAHTLAGQSSGFTPVFLQFLDCVHQIHLQFPMEFEFSPFYLKFLGYHHVSRRFRTFLLDSDYERIELGLLYEEKGERRAPQACRSVWEYVERLSKRTPVFYNYMYAPEDAEVLRPYSNVSNLKVWDFYTEETLAEGPPYDWELAQGPPEPPEEERPDGGAPQSRRRVVWPCYDSRPRAQPDAISRLLEEMQRLETELGRPPERWKDAWDRVKAAQRLEGRPDGRGTPSSLLVSSVPHHRRSLGVYLQEGPVGSTLSLSLDSDQSSGSTASSSRQAARRSTSTLYSQFQTAESENRSYEGTLYKKGAFMKPWKARWFVLDKTKHQLRYYDHRVDTECKGVIDLAEVEAVAPGAPTMGAPKTVDEKAFFDVKTTRRVYNFCAQDVPSAQQWVDQIQSCLSDA, encoded by the exons ATGGCGCGGCTCGCGGACTACTTCGTGCTGGTGGCGTTCGGGCCGCACCCGCGCG GGAGTGGGGAAGGCCAGGGCCAGATCCTGCAGCGCTTCCCAGAGAAGGACTGGGAGGACAACCCATTCCCCCAGGGCATCGAGCTG TTCTGCCAGCCCAGTGGGTGGCAGCTGTGTCCTGAGCGGAACCCCCCCACCTTCTTCGTCGCTGTCCTCACTGACATCAACTCCGAGCGGCACTACTGCGCCTGCCTGACCTTCTGGGAGCCTGTGGAGCCCACGCAG GAAGGGCCGTGTGCCCGGGACGCCGCTGCGCGGGAAGAGGAGGCCGATGAGGGGGGCTCGGGGGCACTGTCGCCCTCCGCACCCGGCCCGCCTGACCAGCTGTTTGCTCCAAAGACGCTGGTGTTGGTGTCACGACTGGACCATGTGGAGGTGTTCAGG AACAGCCTTGGCCTCATCTACACCATCCATGTAGAGGGTCTGAACGTGGGCCTGGAGAACGTGGTCGGGAACCTGCTGACGTGCCTCATCCCCCTGGCCGGGGGCTCACAG AGAACCATCTCTTTGGGCGCCGGGGACCGGCAGGTCATTCAGACCCCGCTCACCGACTCACTGCCCATCAGCCGCTGCAGCGTGGCCCTGCTGTTCCGCCAGCTGG GCATCACCAACGTGCTGTCCCTGTTCTGCGCGGCGCTCACCGAGCACAAGGTGCTCTTCCTGTCCCGGAGCTACCAGCGCCTCTCCGACGCCTGCCGGGGGCTCCTGGCGCTGCTGTTCCCCCTCAGATACAG CTTCACCTACGTGCCCATCCTGCCGGCGCAGCTCCTGGAGGTGCTCAGCACGCCCACGCCCTTCATCATCGGGGTCAACGCCGCCTTCCAGGCAGAGGCCCAGGAGCTG CTGGACGTGATTGTTGCTGATCTGGATGGCGGGACGGTGACTGTCCCCGAGTGTGTGCACATTCCACCTCTGCCTGAGccactgcagagtcagacacacagcaTCCTGAGCATG GTCCTGGATCCAGAGCTGGAGCTGGCCGACCTTGCCTTCCCTCCACCTACGATGTCCATTTCGTCCCTGAAGATGCAG GACAAGGAGCTGCGTGCCGTCTTCCTGAGGCTCTTCGCTCAACTCCTGCAAGGCTACCGCTGGTGTCTGCACATGGTCCGCATCCACCCAGAGCCCGTCATCCGCTTTCATAAG GCAGCTTTCCTGGGCCAGCGTGGGCTCGTGGAGGATGATTTCCTGATGAAGGTGCTGGAGGGCATGGCCTTCGCAGGCTTCGTGTCAGAGCGCGGGGTCCCCTACCGCCCTACAGACCTGTTTGATGAg CTGGTGGCCCATGAAGTCGCTCGGATGCGGGCAGATGAGAACCACCCCCAGCGAGTTCTGCGTCACGTCAAGGAACTGGCTGAGCAGCTCTACAAGAAT GAGAACCCGTACCCTGCTGTGGCTATGCACAAAGTGCAGCGGCCCGGCGAGGCCAGCCACCTGCGGCGGGCACCCCGGCCCTTCCCCCGGCTGGACGAGGGCATGGTGCAGTGGATCGTGGATCAGGCTGCGGCCAAGATGCAGGGCGCGCCCCCCGCTGTGAAGGCCGAGAAGAGGACCACTGTGCCCTCGGGGCCGCCCATGA CGGCCATTGTGGAGCGGAGTGGCGGGCTGCATGGTAACAGCGCACGCCGGCTGGAGGTGGTCCGGAACTGCATCTCCTATGTGTTCGAGGGGAAGATGCTGGAGGCCAAGAAG CTGCTCCCAGCTGTGCTGAGGGCCCTGAAGGGGCGCGCGGCCCGCCGCTGCCTTGCCCAGGAGCTGCACCTGCATGTGCAGCAGAACCGGGCCGTCCTGGACCACCAGCAGTTCGACTTTGTGGTCCGCATGATGAACTGCTGCCTGCAG GACTGCACCTCCCTGGATGAGCACGGCATCGCAGCTGCTCTGCTGCCCCTGGTCACTGCCTTCTGCCGG AAGCTGAGTCCAGGGGTGACGCAGTTTGCATACAGCTGCGTGCAGGAGCATGTGGTGTGGAGCACACCGCAGTTCTGGGAGGCCATGTTCTACGGGGACGTGCAAACCCACATCCGGGCCCTCTACCTGGAGCCTGCCGAGGACCAAGACCCCTTCTCG GTAGGGGAGGCGCCCCTGCAGGGGGACGAGCGTTCTGCCCTGGACGTGGCCTCTGAGCAGAGGCGACTGTGGCCCACGCTGAGCCGAGAGAAGCAGCAGGAGCTGGTGCAGAAGGAGGAGAGCACCGTCTTCAGCCAGGCCATCCACTATGCCAACCGCATGAGCTACCTGctcctgcccctggacagcagcAAGAGTCGCCTGCTCCGGGAGCGCGCGGGGCTGGGCGAGCTCGAGAGCGCCAGCAACAGCCTCGTCACCAACAG CATGGCGGGCAGCGTGGCCGAGAGCTACGACACGGAGAGCGGCTTCGAGGACGCGGAGGCCGGTGACGTGGCCGGGGCCGTGGTCCGCTTCATCAACCGCTTCGTGGACAAGGTCTGTACAGAGAGTGGGGTCACCAGCGACCACCTCAAGGGGCTGCACGTCATGGTGCCAG ACATCGTCCAGATGCACATCGAGACCCTGGAGGCTGTgcacagagagagcaagaggctgcCCCCCATCCAGAAG CCCAAGCTGCTTCGGCCGCGCCTGCTGCCCGGAGAGGAGTGTGTGCTGGACGGCCTTCGCGTCTACCTGTTGCCCGACGGGCGGGAGGAAGGCGCGGGGGGCCCCGGGGGCGGCCCTGCACTGCTGCCAGCCGAGGGCGCGGTCTTCCTCACCACCTACCGGGTCATCTTCACGGGGATGCCCACCGACCCCCTGG TGGGGGAGCAGGTGGTGGTCCGCTCCTTCCCGGTGGCCGCGCTGACCAAGGAGAAGCGCATCAGCGTCCAGACCCCGGTGGACCAGCTCCTGCAGGACGGGCTGCAGCTGCGCTCCTGCACCTTCCAG CTGCTGAAGATGGCGTTTGACGAGGAGGTGGGGTCTGACAGCGCCGAGCTCTTCCGCAAGCAGCTGCACAAGCTGCGGTACCCACCAGACATCAGAGGCACGTTCGCGCTCACCCTGGGTTCTGCCCACACCCCCGGCCGGCCGCCCCGTGCCACCAAGGACAAGGGGCCTTCCTTCAG gaCCCTGTCTAGGAACTTGGTGAAGAATGCCAAGAAGACTATCGGGCGGCAGTATGTCACTCGGAAGAAGTACAACCCCCCCAGCTGGGAGCATCGGGGCCAGCCGTCCCCCGAGGACCAAGAGGACGAGAtctctg TGTCGGAGGAGCTGGAGCCCAGCACGCTGACCCCATCCTCGGCCCTGAAGCCCTCGGACCGCATGACCATGAGCAGCCTGGTGGAGCGGGCATGCTGCCGGGACTACCAGCGCCTGGGGCTGGGCACGCTGAGCAGCAGCCTGAGCCGAGCCAAGTCTGAGCCCTTCCGGATCTCCCCGGTGAACCGCATGTACGCCATCTGCCGCAG CTACCCGGGGCTGCTGATCGTGCCCCAGAGCATCCAGGACAACGCTCTGCAGCGCGTCTCCCGCTGCTACCGTCAGAACCGCTTCCCGGTGGTCTGCTGGCGCAGCGGGCGCTCCAAGGCCGTGCTGCTGCGCTCTGGAGGCCTGCATGGCAAGGGTGTTGTCGGTCTCTTCAAGGCCCAGAATGCGCCTTCTCCAG GCCAGTCCCAGGCCGACTCCAGCAGCCTGGAACAAGAGAAGTACCTGCAGGCTGTAGTCAGCTCCATGCCGCGTTACGCGGATGCATCCGGTCGCAACACGCTCAGCGGCTTCTCCTCTGCCCACATGGGCAGCCATG GTAAATGGGGCAGTGTCCGGGCCAGCGGGCGCAGCGGTGGGCTCAGCACTGATGTGGGCTCCCGGCTAGCAGGTGTGGGCCCCCCCCAGGCCAACGGGGCCCCTCCTGACCCAGGCTTTCTGCGGCCCCAGCGCGCAGCCCTCTATATCATTGGAGACAAAGCCCAGCTGAAG ggtgtgCGACCAGACCCCCTGCAGCAGTGGGAGCTGGTGCCCATTGAGGTGTTTGAGGCGCGGCAGGTGAAGGCGAGCTTCAAGAAGCTGCTAAAGGCCTGTGTCCCTGGCTGTCCTGCCACCGAGCCCGGTCCAGCCTCCTTTCTGCGCTCACTGGAAGACTCAGAGTGGCTCATCCAG ATCCACAAGCTGCTGCAGGTGTCggtgctggtggtggagctcCTGGACTCGGGCTCCTCCGTCCTGGTGAGCCTGGAGGACGGCTGGGACATCACCACTCAg GTGGTGTCCCTGGTGCAGCTGCTCTCAGACCCCTTCTACCGCACCCTGGAGGGCTTCCGCCTGCTGGTGGAGAAGGAGTGGCTGTCCTTCGGCCATCGCTTCAGCCACCGCGGGGCCCACACCCTAGCTGGGCAGAGCAGTGGTttcactccagtcttcctgcaGTTCCTGGACTGTGTACACCAG ATCCACCTGCAGTTCCCCATGGAGTTCGAGTTCAGTCCTTTCTACCTCAAGTTCCTTGGCTACCATCACGTGTCCCGCCGCTTCCGGACCTTCCTGCTGGACTCAGACTATGAACGCATTGAGCTGG GGCTGCTTTACGAGGAGAAGGGGGAGCGCCGGGCCCCGCAGGCCTGCCGCTCGGTGTGGGAGTACGTGGAGCGGCTGAGCAAGCGGACGCCCGTGTTCTACAACTACATGTACGCACCGGAGGACGCGGAG GTCCTGCGGCCCTATAGCAACGTGTCCAACCTGAAGGTGTGGGACTTCTACACCGAGGAGACGCTGGCCGAGGGCCCCCCCTACGACTGGGAGCTGGCGCAGGGGCCCCCCGAGCCCCCGGAGGAAGAGCGGCCAGATGGGGGTGCCCCCCAGAGCAGGCGCCGGGTGGTGTGGCCCTGCTATGACAGCCGCCCCCGAGCCCAGCCCGATGCCATCTCCCGGCTCCTGGAG GAGATGCAGCGTTTGGAGACCGAGCTGGGCCGACCCCCTGAGCGCTGGAAGGACGCCTGGGATCGGGTGAAGGCAGCGCAGCGCCTCGAGGGCCGGCCAGACGGACGT GGCACCCCCAGCTCCCTGCTGGTGTCCAGCGTGCCCCACCACCGCCGCTCGCTGGGTGTGTACCTGCAGGAGGGCCCTGTGGGCTCCACGCTGAGCCTCAGCCTGGACAGCGACCAGAGCAGTGGCTCCACAGCGTCCAGCTCGCGGCAGGCAGCCCGCCGCAGCACCAGCACCCTCTACAGCCAGTTCCAGACGGCAGAGAGTGAGAACAG GTCCTATGAGGGCACCCTGTACAAGAAGGGCGCCTTCATGAAGCCCTGGAAGGCCCGCTGGTTCGTGCTGGACAAGACGAAGCACCAG CTGCGCTACTATGACCACCGCGTGGACACGGAGTGCAAGGGCGTCATCGACCTGGCCGAGGTGGAGGCTGTGGCACCCGGCGCACCCACCATGGGTGCCCCCAAGACTGTGGATGAGAAAGCTTTTTTTGAC GTGAAGACGACGCGTCGTGTTTACAACTTCTGTGCCCAGGACGTGCCGTCGGCCCAGCAGTGGGTGGACCAGATCCAGAGCTGCCTGTCGGACGCCTGA
- the SBF1 gene encoding myotubularin-related protein 5 isoform X4, whose product MGPHLAGSGEGQGQILQRFPEKDWEDNPFPQGIELFCQPSGWQLCPERNPPTFFVAVLTDINSERHYCACLTFWEPVEPTQEGPCARDAAAREEEADEGGSGALSPSAPGPPDQLFAPKTLVLVSRLDHVEVFRNSLGLIYTIHVEGLNVGLENVVGNLLTCLIPLAGGSQRTISLGAGDRQVIQTPLTDSLPISRCSVALLFRQLGITNVLSLFCAALTEHKVLFLSRSYQRLSDACRGLLALLFPLRYSFTYVPILPAQLLEVLSTPTPFIIGVNAAFQAEAQELLDVIVADLDGGTVTVPECVHIPPLPEPLQSQTHSILSMVLDPELELADLAFPPPTMSISSLKMQDKELRAVFLRLFAQLLQGYRWCLHMVRIHPEPVIRFHKAAFLGQRGLVEDDFLMKVLEGMAFAGFVSERGVPYRPTDLFDELVAHEVARMRADENHPQRVLRHVKELAEQLYKNENPYPAVAMHKVQRPGEASHLRRAPRPFPRLDEGMVQWIVDQAAAKMQGAPPAVKAEKRTTVPSGPPMTAIVERSGGLHGNSARRLEVVRNCISYVFEGKMLEAKKLLPAVLRALKGRAARRCLAQELHLHVQQNRAVLDHQQFDFVVRMMNCCLQDCTSLDEHGIAAALLPLVTAFCRKLSPGVTQFAYSCVQEHVVWSTPQFWEAMFYGDVQTHIRALYLEPAEDQDPFSVGEAPLQGDERSALDVASEQRRLWPTLSREKQQELVQKEESTVFSQAIHYANRMSYLLLPLDSSKSRLLRERAGLGELESASNSLVTNSMAGSVAESYDTESGFEDAEAGDVAGAVVRFINRFVDKVCTESGVTSDHLKGLHVMVPDIVQMHIETLEAVHRESKRLPPIQKPKLLRPRLLPGEECVLDGLRVYLLPDGREEGAGGPGGGPALLPAEGAVFLTTYRVIFTGMPTDPLVGEQVVVRSFPVAALTKEKRISVQTPVDQLLQDGLQLRSCTFQLLKMAFDEEVGSDSAELFRKQLHKLRYPPDIRGTFALTLGSAHTPGRPPRATKDKGPSFRTLSRNLVKNAKKTIGRQYVTRKKYNPPSWEHRGQPSPEDQEDEISVSEELEPSTLTPSSALKPSDRMTMSSLVERACCRDYQRLGLGTLSSSLSRAKSEPFRISPVNRMYAICRSYPGLLIVPQSIQDNALQRVSRCYRQNRFPVVCWRSGRSKAVLLRSGGLHGKGVVGLFKAQNAPSPGQSQADSSSLEQEKYLQAVVSSMPRYADASGRNTLSGFSSAHMGSHVPSPRARVTTLSNPMAASASRRTAPRGKWGSVRASGRSGGLSTDVGSRLAGVGPPQANGAPPDPGFLRPQRAALYIIGDKAQLKGVRPDPLQQWELVPIEVFEARQVKASFKKLLKACVPGCPATEPGPASFLRSLEDSEWLIQIHKLLQVSVLVVELLDSGSSVLVSLEDGWDITTQVVSLVQLLSDPFYRTLEGFRLLVEKEWLSFGHRFSHRGAHTLAGQSSGFTPVFLQFLDCVHQIHLQFPMEFEFSPFYLKFLGYHHVSRRFRTFLLDSDYERIELGLLYEEKGERRAPQACRSVWEYVERLSKRTPVFYNYMYAPEDAEVLRPYSNVSNLKVWDFYTEETLAEGPPYDWELAQGPPEPPEEERPDGGAPQSRRRVVWPCYDSRPRAQPDAISRLLEEMQRLETELGRPPERWKDAWDRVKAAQRLEGRPDGRGTPSSLLVSSVPHHRRSLGVYLQEGPVGSTLSLSLDSDQSSGSTASSSRQAARRSTSTLYSQFQTAESENRSYEGTLYKKGAFMKPWKARWFVLDKTKHQLRYYDHRVDTECKGVIDLAEVEAVAPGAPTMGAPKTVDEKAFFDVKTTRRVYNFCAQDVPSAQQWVDQIQSCLSDA is encoded by the exons ATGGGACCGCATCTCGCAG GGAGTGGGGAAGGCCAGGGCCAGATCCTGCAGCGCTTCCCAGAGAAGGACTGGGAGGACAACCCATTCCCCCAGGGCATCGAGCTG TTCTGCCAGCCCAGTGGGTGGCAGCTGTGTCCTGAGCGGAACCCCCCCACCTTCTTCGTCGCTGTCCTCACTGACATCAACTCCGAGCGGCACTACTGCGCCTGCCTGACCTTCTGGGAGCCTGTGGAGCCCACGCAG GAAGGGCCGTGTGCCCGGGACGCCGCTGCGCGGGAAGAGGAGGCCGATGAGGGGGGCTCGGGGGCACTGTCGCCCTCCGCACCCGGCCCGCCTGACCAGCTGTTTGCTCCAAAGACGCTGGTGTTGGTGTCACGACTGGACCATGTGGAGGTGTTCAGG AACAGCCTTGGCCTCATCTACACCATCCATGTAGAGGGTCTGAACGTGGGCCTGGAGAACGTGGTCGGGAACCTGCTGACGTGCCTCATCCCCCTGGCCGGGGGCTCACAG AGAACCATCTCTTTGGGCGCCGGGGACCGGCAGGTCATTCAGACCCCGCTCACCGACTCACTGCCCATCAGCCGCTGCAGCGTGGCCCTGCTGTTCCGCCAGCTGG GCATCACCAACGTGCTGTCCCTGTTCTGCGCGGCGCTCACCGAGCACAAGGTGCTCTTCCTGTCCCGGAGCTACCAGCGCCTCTCCGACGCCTGCCGGGGGCTCCTGGCGCTGCTGTTCCCCCTCAGATACAG CTTCACCTACGTGCCCATCCTGCCGGCGCAGCTCCTGGAGGTGCTCAGCACGCCCACGCCCTTCATCATCGGGGTCAACGCCGCCTTCCAGGCAGAGGCCCAGGAGCTG CTGGACGTGATTGTTGCTGATCTGGATGGCGGGACGGTGACTGTCCCCGAGTGTGTGCACATTCCACCTCTGCCTGAGccactgcagagtcagacacacagcaTCCTGAGCATG GTCCTGGATCCAGAGCTGGAGCTGGCCGACCTTGCCTTCCCTCCACCTACGATGTCCATTTCGTCCCTGAAGATGCAG GACAAGGAGCTGCGTGCCGTCTTCCTGAGGCTCTTCGCTCAACTCCTGCAAGGCTACCGCTGGTGTCTGCACATGGTCCGCATCCACCCAGAGCCCGTCATCCGCTTTCATAAG GCAGCTTTCCTGGGCCAGCGTGGGCTCGTGGAGGATGATTTCCTGATGAAGGTGCTGGAGGGCATGGCCTTCGCAGGCTTCGTGTCAGAGCGCGGGGTCCCCTACCGCCCTACAGACCTGTTTGATGAg CTGGTGGCCCATGAAGTCGCTCGGATGCGGGCAGATGAGAACCACCCCCAGCGAGTTCTGCGTCACGTCAAGGAACTGGCTGAGCAGCTCTACAAGAAT GAGAACCCGTACCCTGCTGTGGCTATGCACAAAGTGCAGCGGCCCGGCGAGGCCAGCCACCTGCGGCGGGCACCCCGGCCCTTCCCCCGGCTGGACGAGGGCATGGTGCAGTGGATCGTGGATCAGGCTGCGGCCAAGATGCAGGGCGCGCCCCCCGCTGTGAAGGCCGAGAAGAGGACCACTGTGCCCTCGGGGCCGCCCATGA CGGCCATTGTGGAGCGGAGTGGCGGGCTGCATGGTAACAGCGCACGCCGGCTGGAGGTGGTCCGGAACTGCATCTCCTATGTGTTCGAGGGGAAGATGCTGGAGGCCAAGAAG CTGCTCCCAGCTGTGCTGAGGGCCCTGAAGGGGCGCGCGGCCCGCCGCTGCCTTGCCCAGGAGCTGCACCTGCATGTGCAGCAGAACCGGGCCGTCCTGGACCACCAGCAGTTCGACTTTGTGGTCCGCATGATGAACTGCTGCCTGCAG GACTGCACCTCCCTGGATGAGCACGGCATCGCAGCTGCTCTGCTGCCCCTGGTCACTGCCTTCTGCCGG AAGCTGAGTCCAGGGGTGACGCAGTTTGCATACAGCTGCGTGCAGGAGCATGTGGTGTGGAGCACACCGCAGTTCTGGGAGGCCATGTTCTACGGGGACGTGCAAACCCACATCCGGGCCCTCTACCTGGAGCCTGCCGAGGACCAAGACCCCTTCTCG GTAGGGGAGGCGCCCCTGCAGGGGGACGAGCGTTCTGCCCTGGACGTGGCCTCTGAGCAGAGGCGACTGTGGCCCACGCTGAGCCGAGAGAAGCAGCAGGAGCTGGTGCAGAAGGAGGAGAGCACCGTCTTCAGCCAGGCCATCCACTATGCCAACCGCATGAGCTACCTGctcctgcccctggacagcagcAAGAGTCGCCTGCTCCGGGAGCGCGCGGGGCTGGGCGAGCTCGAGAGCGCCAGCAACAGCCTCGTCACCAACAG CATGGCGGGCAGCGTGGCCGAGAGCTACGACACGGAGAGCGGCTTCGAGGACGCGGAGGCCGGTGACGTGGCCGGGGCCGTGGTCCGCTTCATCAACCGCTTCGTGGACAAGGTCTGTACAGAGAGTGGGGTCACCAGCGACCACCTCAAGGGGCTGCACGTCATGGTGCCAG ACATCGTCCAGATGCACATCGAGACCCTGGAGGCTGTgcacagagagagcaagaggctgcCCCCCATCCAGAAG CCCAAGCTGCTTCGGCCGCGCCTGCTGCCCGGAGAGGAGTGTGTGCTGGACGGCCTTCGCGTCTACCTGTTGCCCGACGGGCGGGAGGAAGGCGCGGGGGGCCCCGGGGGCGGCCCTGCACTGCTGCCAGCCGAGGGCGCGGTCTTCCTCACCACCTACCGGGTCATCTTCACGGGGATGCCCACCGACCCCCTGG TGGGGGAGCAGGTGGTGGTCCGCTCCTTCCCGGTGGCCGCGCTGACCAAGGAGAAGCGCATCAGCGTCCAGACCCCGGTGGACCAGCTCCTGCAGGACGGGCTGCAGCTGCGCTCCTGCACCTTCCAG CTGCTGAAGATGGCGTTTGACGAGGAGGTGGGGTCTGACAGCGCCGAGCTCTTCCGCAAGCAGCTGCACAAGCTGCGGTACCCACCAGACATCAGAGGCACGTTCGCGCTCACCCTGGGTTCTGCCCACACCCCCGGCCGGCCGCCCCGTGCCACCAAGGACAAGGGGCCTTCCTTCAG gaCCCTGTCTAGGAACTTGGTGAAGAATGCCAAGAAGACTATCGGGCGGCAGTATGTCACTCGGAAGAAGTACAACCCCCCCAGCTGGGAGCATCGGGGCCAGCCGTCCCCCGAGGACCAAGAGGACGAGAtctctg TGTCGGAGGAGCTGGAGCCCAGCACGCTGACCCCATCCTCGGCCCTGAAGCCCTCGGACCGCATGACCATGAGCAGCCTGGTGGAGCGGGCATGCTGCCGGGACTACCAGCGCCTGGGGCTGGGCACGCTGAGCAGCAGCCTGAGCCGAGCCAAGTCTGAGCCCTTCCGGATCTCCCCGGTGAACCGCATGTACGCCATCTGCCGCAG CTACCCGGGGCTGCTGATCGTGCCCCAGAGCATCCAGGACAACGCTCTGCAGCGCGTCTCCCGCTGCTACCGTCAGAACCGCTTCCCGGTGGTCTGCTGGCGCAGCGGGCGCTCCAAGGCCGTGCTGCTGCGCTCTGGAGGCCTGCATGGCAAGGGTGTTGTCGGTCTCTTCAAGGCCCAGAATGCGCCTTCTCCAG GCCAGTCCCAGGCCGACTCCAGCAGCCTGGAACAAGAGAAGTACCTGCAGGCTGTAGTCAGCTCCATGCCGCGTTACGCGGATGCATCCGGTCGCAACACGCTCAGCGGCTTCTCCTCTGCCCACATGGGCAGCCATG TGCCCAGCCCCAGAGCCAGGGTCACCACGCTGTCCAACCCCATGGCGGCCTCGGCCTCCAGACGGACTGCGCCCCGAG GTAAATGGGGCAGTGTCCGGGCCAGCGGGCGCAGCGGTGGGCTCAGCACTGATGTGGGCTCCCGGCTAGCAGGTGTGGGCCCCCCCCAGGCCAACGGGGCCCCTCCTGACCCAGGCTTTCTGCGGCCCCAGCGCGCAGCCCTCTATATCATTGGAGACAAAGCCCAGCTGAAG ggtgtgCGACCAGACCCCCTGCAGCAGTGGGAGCTGGTGCCCATTGAGGTGTTTGAGGCGCGGCAGGTGAAGGCGAGCTTCAAGAAGCTGCTAAAGGCCTGTGTCCCTGGCTGTCCTGCCACCGAGCCCGGTCCAGCCTCCTTTCTGCGCTCACTGGAAGACTCAGAGTGGCTCATCCAG ATCCACAAGCTGCTGCAGGTGTCggtgctggtggtggagctcCTGGACTCGGGCTCCTCCGTCCTGGTGAGCCTGGAGGACGGCTGGGACATCACCACTCAg GTGGTGTCCCTGGTGCAGCTGCTCTCAGACCCCTTCTACCGCACCCTGGAGGGCTTCCGCCTGCTGGTGGAGAAGGAGTGGCTGTCCTTCGGCCATCGCTTCAGCCACCGCGGGGCCCACACCCTAGCTGGGCAGAGCAGTGGTttcactccagtcttcctgcaGTTCCTGGACTGTGTACACCAG ATCCACCTGCAGTTCCCCATGGAGTTCGAGTTCAGTCCTTTCTACCTCAAGTTCCTTGGCTACCATCACGTGTCCCGCCGCTTCCGGACCTTCCTGCTGGACTCAGACTATGAACGCATTGAGCTGG GGCTGCTTTACGAGGAGAAGGGGGAGCGCCGGGCCCCGCAGGCCTGCCGCTCGGTGTGGGAGTACGTGGAGCGGCTGAGCAAGCGGACGCCCGTGTTCTACAACTACATGTACGCACCGGAGGACGCGGAG GTCCTGCGGCCCTATAGCAACGTGTCCAACCTGAAGGTGTGGGACTTCTACACCGAGGAGACGCTGGCCGAGGGCCCCCCCTACGACTGGGAGCTGGCGCAGGGGCCCCCCGAGCCCCCGGAGGAAGAGCGGCCAGATGGGGGTGCCCCCCAGAGCAGGCGCCGGGTGGTGTGGCCCTGCTATGACAGCCGCCCCCGAGCCCAGCCCGATGCCATCTCCCGGCTCCTGGAG GAGATGCAGCGTTTGGAGACCGAGCTGGGCCGACCCCCTGAGCGCTGGAAGGACGCCTGGGATCGGGTGAAGGCAGCGCAGCGCCTCGAGGGCCGGCCAGACGGACGT GGCACCCCCAGCTCCCTGCTGGTGTCCAGCGTGCCCCACCACCGCCGCTCGCTGGGTGTGTACCTGCAGGAGGGCCCTGTGGGCTCCACGCTGAGCCTCAGCCTGGACAGCGACCAGAGCAGTGGCTCCACAGCGTCCAGCTCGCGGCAGGCAGCCCGCCGCAGCACCAGCACCCTCTACAGCCAGTTCCAGACGGCAGAGAGTGAGAACAG GTCCTATGAGGGCACCCTGTACAAGAAGGGCGCCTTCATGAAGCCCTGGAAGGCCCGCTGGTTCGTGCTGGACAAGACGAAGCACCAG CTGCGCTACTATGACCACCGCGTGGACACGGAGTGCAAGGGCGTCATCGACCTGGCCGAGGTGGAGGCTGTGGCACCCGGCGCACCCACCATGGGTGCCCCCAAGACTGTGGATGAGAAAGCTTTTTTTGAC GTGAAGACGACGCGTCGTGTTTACAACTTCTGTGCCCAGGACGTGCCGTCGGCCCAGCAGTGGGTGGACCAGATCCAGAGCTGCCTGTCGGACGCCTGA